AAACTATACTCACAGTTAAGTTGCGAGAGTCTCGGGAGCGTTATTTCACTGACAATCTCGGCTGTTTTGCCTAAGAAAGCCCACAAAAATTCTGGCAGTTCCTAGGGAACAAAATTCTTCGACGAATCGAGCAGATAGTGGCAGGAAACGCTCTCATTACAGACTGCATGAAAATAGCAGAAATGTTTAACTCCCACTTTCCAAGCGCGTATTCGAAGCCGGACAATAGTTGTGATCTCACACCAGCAACGGATGAATCAGACACCCTGTCCAAGTCTTTGGACGGTGTAGTCGAACTACTCTTACGGctatacacaaaaaaaaaatctacaggtCCTGATAAAATTGCAGCCATTTTTCTTAAGAGATACGCGCAGCTGATAGGTAAATTTTTTGTAACAATATTTTTGATAAGTCTTTAAGATCTGGTAAAGTACTGACTGATTGGCTCCTGGCTCGTGTTGTTCCGGTTTTCAAGAAAGGTAGCCCGGTGAAAATTAGTAATTACCGACCTATTTCACTAACATGTATTTTCTTGTAAGGTGCTCAAGCATAGTCTTGTGAAATATCTCAATACCTTCTTAGATACAAACAAGATCAGAAATAAAGCGCAACATGGGTTCAGGCACGGCTTTTCCACCAACACGCAATTAATAGCAACCATCAAAGAAATCGCTAAAGCTCTAGATATGAATGGCCAGGTAGATATATCTTTGGACTTCTCCAAAGGAGTTGATAAGGTGCTTTATAAAAAAATTAATCCTGAAGACGAAAGCAATTGGTATACCTTCCAAAATAATCAGTTGGGTTATATCGTCCTTGACTAACACGAAACAATATGTCGACATAGACGGCTCTTGTTCTTAAAATTTAGATGTCTACTCGGGAGTGCCCCAAGGATCTGTAGTAGGACCAGTCTTATTTAATATTTATATCaatatttatatcaatgatttgGATGACTCTGTCAGGACAACTGTATCAGTTaaactgtttgcagacgactgtgtcattTTTAAAACCATAAATTCTGTTACTTATAAACTCGAGCTGAACGCAAATCTAAAATTACTAGCAGAATGGTGCGATAAATATGATATGATGATTAACATTGAAAAGACTGTGCATATGTGTGCtactaataaaagaaaaaaaacggatttTCATACAACATGTGCGGCAATATGGTTAAACAAGTGGTGCGATATAAGTATTTAGGCGTTACAATTACAAACTGGCTTAAATGGACAGCGCACATCGATAACATATGCTCTTCAGCTCGTAAAAAATAGGCTTCTTAAAACACAAATTAGGAAGATCGTCAGTGAACTGAGAAGCAAGGCGTACAAAACGCTAGTAAGACCTTCGTTGGAGTACGCCAGTGTTGTGTGGGACCCTCACACAACGgtagatataaaaaaaatggaaaaaattcAGAGGCTAGCCGCACGTCTTATATACAACCGTTACGAACGCCGGGACTCTCTATCTGCTATGTTGCATGAATCAAACCTTGAATGCTTAAGAGAACGAAGAAAAACAGCTCGAATTAAATTTCTTTGTCGCTTGTATTTTTCAGAAATTGGCATAGATCCCCAGGACTACATAACTAAACAGTCATCTAAGAAATCTCGTCATAAGCATAAACACTACATTGAACCCATTTTAagtattcatttttttccttATACGATTACTGACTGGAACACACTGCCTCATGATTCCCCTTTGCTCGCCTCCCCTGAGTAATTTCAACCGTTGGTTGGCGCTGCCTGTGACGGGCCATGTTGTTGACACCCCGTGTTGCTTCTTTCCGCCTGTGCCTATTTAGCGTTCTATAAGTTTTGGTCGTCCTTTAGTACTTGTTTCGTCGTCATGTATGCTTTTTCATCTTTCAAGGTTGAAATTTTGTACTTCattgttttgtactgtgcctctcctgcttggaccgtatttggtcTGCAGTATGcgataaataataaaaaaggagtaCGTACGCAAGCTTGAGGTTACTCCCCAATTTCGACCATTCGCAATACAGTGGATAGCTGTGATGTAATTGTTGATTAAGTGCGAGATATGGTCATGGGGAATTAGAATAGGCCTGGAATCTGCACGGGCAGTCCTGTTCAGAGGGATAACCCACGAGTGTAAACCGAAGTGGTCACATGATTACTGGCGAGGAGAGGGTGTGCTGGGATTCGGGCTAGTTGAGACTTTTAGACTACAAATAAAACAGCAGAATACTACTGAAATTGATTAAAAGACGTAACTGATCTTGCAGATGGTTTTCAACAATGAAACGCCTAGATGCCGCACTATAATCGTTTTTCTAGCAGGATCTCTGTAATTTATAGAGTGCAATAATGAGTTTATCTGCCACAGTAGCTTTTAAACACGCTTTCTGTTTCAAATGCGAGTTCATGCCGGGCCTCTTACGTCTGTCTTAAGAAGCTAGTCGTTTCCTTTTCCGTAGGTAGGCATTATTACCGTTTAGCTTGGATTTATTGAGCCCCACAGTTTTTCTCATAGACGAGAGGAATCAACTTCGATTACTGGTTTAAGCCTCACAGTGCAAtcagtgattaaaaaaaaaaaacttcacatgACGCCGCCTTACACTATAGAGTCTGTTATGAGTTTACTGCAGCTAATAGAGAACTAGGGTAACAGCTGTTGAGCTGCAGACGATGAATAGACCCCAAGGACTGCGTAATGATCACACGCAGCTTGCCCAAATATCCACGAATCGGTTCACACCGTGCCAACAGCGGACGGGCTCGGTGTGCCAGATTGGCTTAATGTTTTTTCGCgggtgctttttgttttcatcagATCAGAGCAGACTCACCAGAGCTTCGTAAAGCAGCGACCTTGCGTGATTACGCCACGAACACATTCCGTTCTTCAGTATACGCACCTTGATGCAGGAGCCCTCGTCTTCGGCGAAGCCCCGATCGCAGACGCATCGCTCGTCGACGCACTGCACAGCGTCTCCGCCGCAGACGAAGTTTTCGGAGCAGGCGTCACCCAGCTGGACGAGCTTCTTGCAGCGGTCACCAAACTGGTCTGTGTACCCGTGCTGACACACacaaaactgctccaggcagcgGGAGTCCGGGTCTCGCGTCTTGCACGTCTCATCCGAGCTGCACGGTTCGGACTTCAAAAGCCCGTAATTGGTCCTGGGTCTTAGGTCCTTCTGCGGACGTTGCTTcccctgttgttgttgttgttgctgctgcagggGAGTTTTTTCAGCTGGACTTTCTGAGCTGCTTAGGAGGGTGGCTGTCGACGAACATTccgcaagtagcagcagcaaaaggcCCAGTACGCACCACATCGTCAACATGTCACCAGTGTCCTCTAAACGCTTGTTTGAAGATCTTTCGGGAGCTGTCTGCTCATGACACGATCGAGCTGGTAGGGAGGGGCAAATTGCAAACTCTCCTATAAGGTGGTTCCACTGCCATGGCGATCCAAGAAGGCAGGGCAGGGGTGTAAAGCGTAGCCTGTGCTAGTTACCCCGGAGGATGCAT
The Amblyomma americanum isolate KBUSLIRL-KWMA chromosome 3, ASM5285725v1, whole genome shotgun sequence genome window above contains:
- the LOC144123304 gene encoding uncharacterized protein LOC144123304; this encodes MLTMWCVLGLLLLLLAECSSTATLLSSSESPAEKTPLQQQQQQQQGKQRPQKDLRPRTNYGLLKSEPCSSDETCKTRDPDSRCLEQFCVCQHGYTDQFGDRCKKLVQLGDACSENFVCGGDAVQCVDERCVCDRGFAEDEGSCIKVDPSRASSRILLYVVCAATVLFVVGGVSSMLYTQVRQRHIKDEACDNCFLAQCTIL